A single window of Drosophila suzukii chromosome 3, CBGP_Dsuzu_IsoJpt1.0, whole genome shotgun sequence DNA harbors:
- the lmd gene encoding uncharacterized protein lmd yields the protein MSSTLKTSQSGGMYVKTSEISGKEAASCYAGFMSPPLSANISVGSRERDIFRVPAKVVESVGGNFASSELQFPDFSHLCFAAETPNSVFSDCHNYAGQDQQQDSDQDDIVCAAAGNTGMPYQQGQYTQLNREDIFRFEPEDIARLTGESELPGLLQPPQTPYTPYTPYTPYTPCSAQNSQYPVQPANDSINLDIDYFNYDEINCQSKNQSPCSSPHLDAWLNFNLGEIQAASGATSSGASPKLCNVFEEEEQQRVKEEASPTKLPSMNSTFGTPKCIPMCASNYEDYANLYQGSAYASENYQNNMAQAIEKPNREHKAIWTIDELDELMLGEQQQFYQHQLQQQQQQDLQQQEPKMQPQSCNYLADEFIKAEEIQNVDSEDDENYNEEEEDLDNEVFAPPTESDPKPDSTCCDHETEGAETEAIPLICRWTGCDEEFPHQQAFVEHIEKCHVDVRKGEDFSCFWLDCPRRYKPFNARYKLLIHMRVHSGEKPNKCPFPGCNKAFSRLENLKIHQRSHTGERPYGCQYKGCLKAFSNSSDRAKHQRTHYDTKPYACQLPGCTKRYTDPSSLRKHVKNHALRNANGQLRRKSAGGASIPPAGPRKAAKTRRHSEGGVAGGSASGDQRQHRSNSCSEALLQPENDRTTGAGTSNRNNCGTTGVAANNNSMNFNELSNCIVIIEHNQSGDGPAPAAAVAATATATATYGGNMAPAPETDVLSGSSNNNNNNNSNGHYNGNINQLSELEQLLTTAKPSGPSSGNGISLANNNHNNQANGDSKCHLSEFVSFEYVTKYLADVYEPPAKSPQPPANFHLQPEFDNSFDMLDFPQFI from the exons ATGTCATCCACGCTGAAGACCAGCCAAAGTGGCGGCATGTACGTCAAGACGTCGGAGATTTCGGGCAAGGAGGCGGCCAGTTGCTACGCCGGCTTCATGTCGCCCCCACTGAGTGCCAATATTTCGGTTGGCAGCAGGGAGCGGGACATTTTCCGGGTGCCGGCCAAGGTGGTGGAGTCGGTGGGCGGAAACTTCGCCTCCAGTGAACTGCAGTTTCCGGACTTCTCGCACCTCTGCTTTGCCGCCGAGACCCCGAACTCGGTGTTTAGCGACTGCCACAACTATGCTGGCCAGGATCAGCAGCAGGACTCGGATCAGGATGATATAGTCTGTGCGGCGGCGGGAAACACAGGGATGCCCTATCAACAGGGACAGTACACACAGCTGAATCGCGAGGATATCTTTCGCTTTGAGCCGGAGGATATAGCGCGACTAACTGGGGAATCGGAGCTGCCGGGTCTGCTCCAGCCGCCGCAGACTCCCTACACCCCTTACACCCCCTATACACCCTACACACCCTGCAGTGCCCAGAACAGCCAGTATCCCGTGCAGCCGGCGAATGACTCCATTAATCTGGATATCGATTACTTTAATTATGACGAGATTAATTGCCAATCGAAAAACCAATCACCATGCTCATCACCGCACTTGGACGCCTGGCTGAACTTCAATCTCGGCGAGATTCAGGCGGCAAGTGGCGCCACATCGAGTGGCGCCTCGCCAAAGTTGTGCAATGTGttcgaggaggaggagcagcagcgggTCAAAGAGGAGGCCTCGCCCACCAAACTCCCGTCGATGAACTCCACCTTCGGCACCCCCAAATGCATTCCCATGTGCGCCAGCAACTACGAGGATTACGCGAATCTCTACCAGGGATCGGCGTATGCCTCCGAGAACTACCAAAATAACATGGCCCAGGCCATCGAGAAGCCCAATCGTGAGCACAAGGCCATCTGGACCATTGATGAACTGGATGAACTTATGCTCGGAGAGCAGCAGCAGTTCTATCAGCATCaattgcagcagcagcagcagcaggatcTGCAGCAACAGGAACCGAAAATGCAACCGCAGAGCTGCAACTACTTGGCGGATGAGTTCATCAAGGCCGAGGAGATCCAGAACGTAGACAGCGAGGATGATGAGAACTacaacgaggaggaggaggacctGGACAACGAGGTGTTTGCCCCGCCGACGGAAAGTGATCCCAAGCCGGATTCCACCTGCTGCGATCATGAGACGGAAGGGGCGGAGACGGAAGCCATTCCCCTCATCTGCCGCTGGACCGGATGCGACGAGGAGTTCCCCCACCAACAGGCCTTCGTGGAGCACATCGAGAAGTGCCACGTGGACGTACGGAAGGGAGAGGACTTCTCCTGCTTCTGGCTGGACTGCCCCAGGCGCTACAAGCCCTTCAATGCCCGCTACAAGCTGCTCATCCACATGCGAGTCCACAGCGGCGAGAAGCCCAACAAATGCCCG TTTCCCGGCTGCAATAAAGCATTCTCGCGTTtggaaaatttgaaaattcatcAACGCTCGCACACGGGCGAGCGACCTTATGGCTGCCAGTATAAAGGTTGCCTCAAAGCGTTCAGCAATAGCTCGGATCGGGCGAAACATCAAAGGACCCACTACGATACG AAACCGTATGCCTGCCAGCTGCCGGGATGCACGAAGCGCTACACGGATCCCTCCAGCCTCCGCAAACATGTCAAGAACCACGCGCTGCGCAACGCCAACGGCCAGCTGCGCCGCAAATCTGCCGGCGGCGCCTCCATTCCGCCCGCCGGACCCAGGAAGGCGGCCAAGACCCGCCGTCACTCCgaggggggcgtggcagggggATCGGCTTCGGGGGATCAGCGACAACACCGCAGCAATAGTTGCAGCGAGGCGTTGCTGCAGCCCGAAAACGACAGGACAACAGGGGCAGGGACATCTAACCGCAACAATTGCGGCACCACCGGTGTTGCAGCTAATAACAATTCAATGAACTTTAATGAGTTGTCAAATTGCATTGTCATCATTGAGCACAATCAGAGTGGAGATGGTCCTGCTCCTGCAGCAGCAGTTGCAGCAACCGCAACGGCAACTGCAACATATGGCGGCAACATGGCGCCCGCACCGGAAACGGATGTGCTTAGCGggagcagcaacaacaataacaacaacaacagcaacggCCATTACAATGGGAATATTAATCAATTAAGCGAACTGGAGCAATTGCTGACGACGGCGAAGCCTTCGGGCCCGTCATCTGGTAATGGAATTAGCCTGGCCAACAATAACCATAATAACCAGGCCAATGGCGACAGCAAGTGCCACTTGAGTGAGTTTGTGTCCTTCGAGTACGTGACCAAATATCTGGCGGATGTCTACGAGCCGCCTGCGAAAAGCCCGCAGCCTCCGGCTAATTTCCACTTGCAGCCAGAGTTCGACAATAGCTTCGACATGCTGGACTTCCCCCAGTTCATTTAA